A single window of Nomascus leucogenys isolate Asia chromosome 18, Asia_NLE_v1, whole genome shotgun sequence DNA harbors:
- the HNRNPF gene encoding heterogeneous nuclear ribonucleoprotein F yields MMLGPEGGEGFVVKLRGLPWSCSIEDVQNFLSDCTIHDGAAGVHFIYTREGRQSGEAFVELGSEDDVKMALKKDRESMGHRYIEVFKSHRTEMDWVLKHSGPNSADSANDGFVRLRGLPFGCTKEEIVQFFSGLEIVPNGITLPVDPEGKITGEAFVQFASQELAEKALGKHKERIGHRYIEVFKSSQEEVRSYSDPPLKFMSVQRPGPYDRPGTARRYIGIVKQAGLERMRPGAYSTGYGGYEEYSGLSDGYGFTTDLFGRDLSYCLSGMYDHRYGDSEFTVQSTTGHCVHMRGLPYKATENDIYNFFSPLNPVRVHIEIGPDGRVTGEADVEFATHEEAVAAMSKDRANMQHRYIELFLNSTTGASNGAYSSQVMQGMGVSAAQATYSGLESQSVSGCYGASYSGQNSMGGYD; encoded by the coding sequence ATGATGCTGGGCCCTGAGGGAGGTGAAGGCTTTGTGGTCAAGCTCCGTGGCCTGCCCTGGTCCTGCTCTATTGAGGACGTGCAGAACTTCCTCTCTGACTGCACGATTCATGATGGGGCCGCAGGTGTCCATTTCATCTACACTAGAGAGGGCAGGCAGAGTGGTGAGGCTTTTGTTGAACTTGGATCAGAAGATGATGTAAAAATGGCCCTGAAAAAAGACAGGGAAAGCATGGGACACCGGTACATTGAGGTGTTCAAGTCCCACAGAACCGAGATGGATTGGGTGTTGAAGCACAGCGGTCCCAACAGTGCCGACAGCGCCAACGATGGCTTCGTGCGGCTTCGAGGACTCCCATTTGGATGCACAAAGGAAGAAATTGTTCAGTTCTTCTCAGGGTTGGAAATTGTGCCAAACGGGATCACATTGCCAGTGGACCCCGAAGGCAAGATTACAGGGGAAGCATTCGTGCAGTTTGCCTCCCAGGAGTTAGCTGAGAAGGCTCTAGGGAAGCACAAGGAGAGGATAGGGCACAGGTACATTGAGGTGTTTAAGAGCAGCCAAGAGGAAGTTAGGTCATACTCAGATCCGCCTCTGAAGTTCATGTCCGTGCAGCGACCAGGGCCCTATGACCGGCCCGGGACTGCCAGGAGGTACATTGGCATCGTGAAGCAGGCAGGCCTGGAGAGGATGAGGCCCGGTGCCTACAGCACAGGCTACGGGGGCTACGAGGAGTACAGTGGCCTCAGTGATGGCTACGGCTTCACCACCGACCTTTTCGGGAGAGACCTCAGCTACTGTCTCTCCGGAATGTATGACCACAGATATGGCGACAGTGAGTTCACAGTGCAGAGCACCACAGGCCACTGTGTCCACATGAGGGGCCTGCCGTACAAAGCGACCGAGAACGACATTTACAACTTCTTCTCTCCTCTCAACCCTGTGAGAGTCCATATTGAGATCGGCCCAGATGGAAGAGTGACGGGTGAAGCAGATGTTGAGTTTGCTACTCATGAAGAAGCTGTGGCAGCTATGTCCAAAGACAGGGCCAATATGCAGCACAGATACATAGAACTCTTCTTGAATTCAACAACAGGGGCCAGCAATGGGGCGTATAGCAGCCAGGTGATGCAAGGCATGGGGGTGTCTGCCGCCCAGGCCACTTATAGTGGCCTGGAGAGCCAGTCAGTGAGTGGCTGTTACGGGGCCAGCTACAGTGGGCAGAACAGCATGGGTGGCTATGACTAG